ATTAGGCCGGGTTAGTGTGTTAATCTCGGCCCAAGAGtgttactatatatatatagagggttgtaatcaattgagattttttagtctaattgagaattgagatgcattattagtcatATTAAAtaagtggtccagaatttgccacatggaaaatatttttagaataattaagactaaagtcccaaaatggtccttaacatataacgtttttttgattttggtccaaaacattatcttttgaattattcggtccctcacatttgaaatcggaccaCATTTAGTCCAAAATTGACGGAATAGTTAAAATGTAACGGAATGTAACGGTCCATGGTTGAAATGGGTGGAAGTGCCGGATTGCTTCTGCTTCCACCTCTGGAACGCGTgggaggagccggagacgaacgATCTTATTTCCTCCTCATCATCGAAATACTATTCCCCTAAAAAAGCTTCTCGATCATCGTCTCCACATCCTCCGACTGATACTTGATGTACTTATCCTCCTGCTTCGTGCTATCCATATACTGCCGGAACCTCCCCACGAATGCCCGGTACGCCGGGATCAGCACGGCTGCGATCGATATCCTCAGCTCCGACTGCAGCTGCTCGTCGCTGACAATCCACGCCGTCTGCGATCGGTATATCTCCTCGAACGTGGCCGTGAACACCATGAACCTCTCCTTTATCATCTGCTTGTTCGGCTTCCCGTTCACCAGTAGCCCATCCTGATTCAGCGTCTGCAGCACTCTGTTCCACATCTCCCGCTGGTAGTTCTTGTGGTACTGTCTCACCACCGTCGATCGCCGCCGGCACCACTGGTCGCCCATGACATCGAGGATTGGAGAGCGACCTCTCCGAGATCCGCCTCAATCTCCACCGCCCTATCCCCTCCGCCGACGATCAGGTCAACCTGGAGGCCGGTATGGTCAACCTCAACAAGCTCGGCAGGAAAACTCGCTACGCGTATCTCGCAATCGCCGAGCCGTGGCCGAAGGTCTCCGGCTTCGCGAAGGTCGACCTCATCACCAGAGAGACGAAGAAATTCCTCTACGGCGAGAACAAGTACGGCGGTGAGCCGCTCTTCCTGCCGAGAGATCCGAACTCTTAATCGAATTTTTggtcaaaattgattaaaattacGTTGACTGTTACATTCTGTTGTTTTTTAACTATTCCGTCAATTTTGGACTAAATATGGTCcaatttcaaatgtgagggaccgaataattcaaaagataatgttttggaccaaaataaaaaaacgccatatgttaaggaccgttttgggactttagtcaataattaattatgaaatggcataatggtaatttcatggtacattttatttaataaatattttttaaaattttgattttttaaaaaaaaaattaattttttttattttttattttgtttattttgtcaactacatatacaattcatgtcaactacacacatataatgtcaactacatgtaCAATTCATATcgactacacacatataatgccaactactatacacatataatgccaactataagttgttgacatttggtgcgcaggctattgacatttgaagtgcaggctattgacaataatacccccgagttgacataatctacttgcagttgacatttcgaaaatgttgtggatgagtgactgaaaatgcatctcaattaagctaaaaaatttcaacctaacaggaccctatatatatatatataaggttaggttagtgtgctaactaataactaataactttcaattctgtatattaaaattatcaacacaaagacataattatataaatataacatgtaaatttaaatatcaatacaaagacgtaatttatcaacacaagaaagatgGAAATGATTACTGTAAaaaattagtatttgatcacacatctatctatatatatgtatatatatgatgAAAGTGATTATATTGAAAGGAAGTTTGGGCTTTTtggaataataaaatttatcgAACTCCTCCAATTGTACATGATTTTACTCTTTTTATCTCTCCTGCTCGATCAATCTGAATTATGAAACATGGTGGTGACGGTCGGCTAAACCTTAGTCGCATCATTCCTTCTCTGTAGCATCCACATTCCCCTCCCCCCTCTCTCTTTTCATCCCCTTCTCTATTTGTTCCTCGATTAATCTGAAATGTAATTCTGGATGTATTTGTTTTAATGATTAGAATGTAATTCTGGATGTACGGTAGTAAAATTATgtttattaaatgtattaaaCTATTTCAACAGTAGTGTATGAGTATTAGTTGTTATAatttcttgattgatttttattcaatttatttaaaattgttaTTAGTAATTCGCAAttcaaaaaatatcatttcagaGAAGTGCAATAATGTGAATAACTCAGTCAAAAATAGCTACTACATAGTGATTTAGAATATATATGGCCCTATATTAACGAGCGTCGAAATTACACCTAACTgttgtatttaattttgttaggTCAACAAGAATGCACATTTTAGTGATAAATATCCCAATGATTAGATTTATGTACAATGTTTCCAACTAGTGAAGTTTTACATCACAATATGCGATCAATTAATGGAACAGTGCTTtcgataaattaaaaaaaaggacaGAAAGAGTACAAGAAAGTTATATaagtttctaaaaaaattaattatcatttGTAAACCAACATGAGAATAACCGTGGTCCTATTTCTGTTGGacataatagtattattaataaagaatatatttttattttcaatttttagaatTGCATGTGGTacacataataataaaaatatcaaaacattATATTCTACGCATGCAGGACAATTGCACTGCATCTTGACGTGATTAAATCAAGTCCTCTTGTTATAgtataaaatttgatttaaaatataaattttataattagattagttaattttttaagaaatgaaataaaaaaatgatttttacaaaaaaatactaGCTGAGGCATACTATTagtttgggtttttttttacaCACACATCGGAGTTCGTGATACATTCGGCAAGCGAGCTAACCCTGACACACAGCCCCTCATGGCTCGAAGACTAGCCCTGACACACGCGGCCGCGCGCTCACCAGCCTGTGAGCAAGCCCCTCCTCAGGCTCGTTCTCTAGCCCCCCGTTCGACGGGTCTGGGGCAGCCGGGGTCGGGACCGTAAATTCTCGCCATCAAGCGGGTCGGGGTCTGCATGCTTGCCAAGCCCAAAGGCCCACatgggaaattaatcccaagttgggtcatccaggattcgaactcatGACCTCCTGGATGggcggtatccttgcctcccttctcaaccagttgagctagaAGGCTTGGATATACTATTAGTTTGGGTTGTCCCACTGCAATTgaatcatttcttttcttttggcaAAAGCAACCCAtctcatttttcttactttattatttctttatctctccgctttattctattttcattttattttctctcaatTTTAATCCATTAAACTCATTTTAGTGGCCACCACGAATTTGACAAGAAGGGGAAGGCAAGTGGCGATCCAGTTCGCCCTCTTTCGATTCGTCATGCACTGCTCGCTCATCACATCATGCTCCTGCCACTCGCAACGCATCCTCCTTGTCGCCTCGTCCCAGCAGGAAACGCCCTCCACCCGCATTGATGATGCTTTTTACTTTTGCGGAAACTCACATGTTTTAGACGTCAACATCTAAGGGCACCTCTAGTCGGGGCAGGGACGTGTGGCTTGCACCTCCGCTAGTGCACATAAAGCACGGCGTGCTCTACCGTCTACTAGGCGGCGATCATGCGCCACGTGGctcgttgcggatgctctaacgtGGAAATGCGGTTGATGCTTGGGTTGACGAAgagacataaaaaaatatatttgggGCCCATTTTGATACGAAATCCATTTCTCCAACTTTAGCTGGCAGCGACAACTCATAATGATCAAAACTTGAGCAACCAACATAGGTCATTAGGTGGGTGCGCCCTCGTCTTTAGCTATTTGGTCCACCACGATTGTGACCTCTCTCGTAACGCCACGTCGCCGTGTACCATAGTGACGAGATTGCCCTTGTCGCTCTCCTTAGCTGTTATGGATCGCGACGCCTAATTTTGGATTAGAAGATTTGAATATTTCCTAATTCGGATATTTATATGATTATATCAATCTATAGATataatggaaaaataaaaagaagaatacAAGTCCAACTTCCTTTTTTCATAGGAATTTGACCACATGACATTTAGTAATATACTCTCTTATAATAGAATTGGTTGATTGGATTTGATGAGATAAATGGTTGTACCTAAATACCTTATgacaatatttaaaatttagtaGTTTCATTTTGCATTAGTCCAAACAATTCGCCAAGTGTATTAATAAATGTAGGTTTTCATAGTTATAAACTATAGAGAGTCccatcataatttttttttgaatttattaatttaaattaatgactaggagtattaaataaacttGAGCACAATATAGTGAatagtaatatattttaaaGTGGGAAAGAGAGTCTTAGAATCTAGACCTGATtattcttagagcatctccaatggtgaGCACAAGCTCTccgtccgtccttgccgctggcaaggacacgcttgtccgccgctgcgctcttgccgctggcacggacgtgctcttagctaagagcacgtccgtgccagcgagcagggcgaTGTGACGTGTTTCTATTAGCCGGTggcatttttttcttttttttgaaaaacgaaaataataccaaaaattaaaaaaaatattttcggatttCCAAAAAATAagcgttttattaccgtttttttttattattttttaaaaaattttaaaaaaaattaatcccaaaaccatctataaatacacacattcatcatcaatttggacgaaattcggtcacttatgaatttaattatgtaatttttaatttttaggattttaattacgtacttttaaaattttaggattttaattatgtaatttttattttttaggattttaattttgtaatttttattttatttgtaatttgtaatattattccgaatatttttaatgcattttaattttatggaaatgtttttattcaaattgaataatagaatggtggggcccttgtgctcgtccttgcgaaagagcacggctgtgagtgttgtgctcttacctaAGAGCATGCAGAAAAAATAGGGTTGGGCCACAACCGTGCTCATTGGCAAGTGAGCAGTTGTGAATGCTCTTAATctttaaatgaattttatacTGTATGACACTAGACACGTGTAAAAATTTCTTAATTTAGAACGAAAGTCGCCAATACGTGGCGTCAATACACCTAATTCATTGGACAGATGCGTGAGAAGAACCTACCTCACCACCCCCACCTTCGAATTTCTTAATTGCAATCtactatataatttatattttatattgaaaataactttttaaataattataaaataagtaCTCTTTCAGACATAAGTTATAGTACTAACATATGTATACACCATACCCAACACATTGCACACAACACTACACACATAATACATaaattacacacactacacgTTGCACGCATGCAAAACACAATACATACAACACTTAATGTGCACACAACtcaaaataaatagaaattaaTAATTGAGTTGGATAacgtatataaataaataaaaattgaatcaataTGAAAGTtttagtcattttttcatttatgaaacaaaaatttgaaattgaagtACCTTTATATGTTCAATTTCGTAATATTGTTAGCAAAACACATTTCCATTATATTGATCAAATTACAAGAGCTGCATGGGCCATCACAATAGTCTCAACGTAGCTAATGGGCCTTCCAATAATAAACAATCTAATACAACTTGGTCCAATAACACTTACTCCTACAAAATTTAAatgattaataatatttttatcatttatatCGTTGACTCAAGGATTAGGCAAATTCTCTTTTTCTCTCCCAAAAACAAGGATGAAAACATATTATTAGGTACACAAATCTTGATACAAAGTTAActttattaaatgaaatttgTAACAACAGATATTCATATAAACaagaatttaatatttaatgcGACCATAATTACTTTGAAACACTTGTTGAAGTAACAATAATTAAAGGTTAAGGGAATACAAGAACCAAATAACAGCAAcaaatgaaatttaaaaaaataaaaaaggaaaaatggaaCCATATATGTTTTCAGATGTTTTAGCTATATGTTACAAAGGAATTGAGCCATGTAAATTGCAATATTACTGATTCTGAGAAGAAAAAGGCAACCTCTTATACCATTCCTTGATGCTCGCAGAGTAACTCTTTTTTGCAGATAATAGCGCCTCTAGTTACTGCAGCCGTGGATCGGTCCCGGAATGTACAACCACTACCTATGATGCCTTGCTTCCTCAGGCGCGTAGGAGGCGCTTATCACACGTCAAGATCCTATAACTGGCGTGAGGCCCTTCGGAGGTGTCCCTCATTGATACGTGCCAACCCAGAGCTTTTCCAGTCTCTTGAAGTTCATCCATAATATTGAGGGTATCGCGAATGTACACGTGCCCACCAGGCCTCAGAATTCGGTCCATCTCAAGCATGATGGTTGAGATATTGCATCTGCTCAAAAGAACCACAAAAACTTATGTGACATGCTAAAGGAAATTAAGTGTCTAGCTAAAGTCCCGTTCTCTACGAAAGAACCTACGATTCTAAATCAAGGAAGAACCACCCACGTGAGCAGCCAGAAGAATATTAGTATCATAACTAAAGCAGAAGTGTGAAGGAGTACCTTTTTCGTTCAACTGAGAAAAGTCCAGCAGCGTGAATTAAGTCGTAGGTTCTTGGGTATGTGTCAAATGGTTCGCACCTGAAAAGTTGTGTTTTGGTCATGCATTGTTTTTCAAAGGATGCTTCCGGTGTAAACAAGATACAAGAAGCTTCCAGATAAAATAATCCATCCATTCCTCAGATAGGCATATCATGTGTTAAGATAACAATGTTGAGTTCATACCAGTCATGCATAACTCCAATAAGACCACGGTCATATATGACGGGCAATGTATTAGGTCCACTAACAGGGATAACATTGAGCACCCAGCAATCCAGTTTGTTTTCGATCAGTGCTGCTGCAAAACTACATTTAAGCGAGTAATTAGCTTTGCATTGGACTAATGGACTTTATAATGGACAGCACAATATATACACTGCTACTTCTGTATTCGAATGATTAAATCAGAAACAACAAATAGCTAGAAAATACAAGTGCATAATACTCACCCTCCGAAGCCGGCCCTCATGTCGAGTACATTCCTAAGTTTGAACTTGCCCCAGTGCAAAGCACGTACATAACCctgaattatttctttccaaTATCTTGATTCTGCCCTGAAAAGTTCTTTCCTGGATATGTAAGCATCAATTTGTACACTCTGAAGCCTATCTGGGGGAGTCTGTAAGCGTTCCGGCCAGGCTGTGATGTTTGACCCATATCCTTCCTCAGGTAAACGTGATATGCATGCCTTCAAATCGACGTACCTACAATGATATTTAGAAGGAAAACTCAGAAAGTCGAAGATAAATTTCCTTTACAGCTCTTCTAAGAAACATATTACTATAAGCTGCATCTAAATAAGTGTAACTAAGGGTCTAATTTCAAGAACATCAGCCTTTCTCCGTCTAATTGCTGCAAATTTGAGTCTCATTTCAAGAACATATCACTCTTGACTTCACATAGACAATAAGAGAAATACAATGCTTCTCACTAGTGGCTTCACTTCAAGATAAAAACATGTGCAATCCCATTTTCATAAGTCATGCCAATATTCACACACATCAGTACACAATCAGGCGTTGAACTGTTCAAAACACAGCATGATCTCTACATATCCCACTGAATCGGCAAGCTACAGATTATTAGCACCATGCATGCGGAGAAACATAAAAATGTATCATATGATTAAGAGATCGATATAACCAGCATTACATGTGAAGCTATGGCTGTCAGTTACCCTGGCCGTTGTCAGatcctaatttttttttgcaaagaTGTGTATAAACAATTCacaaaaataggtaaaaaatgGACACCTACCAAACTTTGTCAGGATCATCATCGGGAGCACACAATGGTGGCAGTGTTCCTTCTTCGCGGCTCAAATAGCAGCTGTTATTTAACGGTTTCTGCCATATGGCAATGTAACCCTCCTTCTTCACAAGTGTCCAACAAAGTCGAGTTGTAAGATTAACCATCTCTGAATGTACCAAAAGacaaattttgattaattaattattccctGCCTCTTGCTCTTGTTTGGGTGGCTAACGGCCATAACATTATTAAATGAAAGTGCAGAGTCTCCCTAGTAATCAACCAGAGTTATGAGAAAGATAACACTATAACATTTTAAACAATTTGCCACTATTAGAAAACCATGTGTTCTAGGCATATTTACAAGAAATTACCTTCCCATTGTTCTTCAAGAGCTGCTTCATGTTTATAAACAGGCTGTGCGGCCCAAGCAAAATAACCACCTGCTCGGAGCATTCTATTGATCTCAAGTAGCAGAATCCCATCTATAGAACAGCACAAGGCAAAAGAAGGTAACCATGAATTAGCAAGGGTCATCTATCAGAGAAAGTTCTGATTTTCATACACTAATCAAACAAAAGTAAATACTACGGAGTACTATTTAAAACGACAAATTCTAATACTAGGAATATCTCATGAAAGAATGTCTGATTTAGATAATTAGATGTAGTAGAGTGCAAAATCAAGTTTTTAAGTAGCGCTTAAGGAAGTATCAGAGATAATTCACCATGGGCTTAAACTTAACACTTTCCCCCATTAGGACTTTTAGTTATTCACatcaaatcaaaataataaaatgttccaagcataAGTTTTTGATTTCATGGACAATATACATAACTTTCTTTACTGTGGAATTccttaaattaaattttctaatttgAAAACTCATAAACACTTTTGCATTTTAAATATGCAAAGAAGGAAATTTGACAAGAGTTACTGAAAGCAATGGCAtagttttttatatataaaatcatACCATCTCGAGTCCAGTTGATTCTGCATCTTGAACAATGTATCAGATCAAATGCTTGACTTGGATAAAGCAAACGCCTTGTTGCAAATGCTGCAACCATTGCAGGCACCCCACGTTCAAGTGCAAATTGTATCTGGTTCTCATGGACATCTTTTGGGGCCACAGAGAGGGTGAGAACATTCCGTGAAAGTAAATAAGCACCAAAACTCGCAACACCACAACCAACATCCAGAGCAACCCGAGTATGTCGACCAAATGCGATTT
This sequence is a window from Salvia splendens isolate huo1 chromosome 14, SspV2, whole genome shotgun sequence. Protein-coding genes within it:
- the LOC121765449 gene encoding probable methyltransferase PMT11 — encoded protein: MKGITASGGGGISDLCKSAALIRISGFLLISVVFFYVGKHFSDGSAQQLLFFTPQQDSGSAAVGLSPNLGKAFDVSSVVNETASSPPPENGQIEPQHAAAAPPPPPPPTAVERMGVVDENGKMMDDFEVGEYDPELVENWSKTNESEGLESDGKGDRVRVRVKKFPLCAESMREYIPCLDNEEAIKQLDSTEKGERFERHCPEEGNGLNCIVPAPKGYRTPIPWPRSRDEVWFSNVPHARLAEDKGGQNWIAIDKDKFKFPGGGTQFIHGADQYLDQFEKMLPEIAFGRHTRVALDVGCGVASFGAYLLSRNVLTLSVAPKDVHENQIQFALERGVPAMVAAFATRRLLYPSQAFDLIHCSRCRINWTRDDGILLLEINRMLRAGGYFAWAAQPVYKHEAALEEQWEEMVNLTTRLCWTLVKKEGYIAIWQKPLNNSCYLSREEGTLPPLCAPDDDPDKVWYVDLKACISRLPEEGYGSNITAWPERLQTPPDRLQSVQIDAYISRKELFRAESRYWKEIIQGYVRALHWGKFKLRNVLDMRAGFGGFAAALIENKLDCWVLNVIPVSGPNTLPVIYDRGLIGVMHDWCEPFDTYPRTYDLIHAAGLFSVERKRCNISTIMLEMDRILRPGGHVYIRDTLNIMDELQETGKALGWHVSMRDTSEGPHASYRILTCDKRLLRA